In the genome of Thermoplasmataceae archaeon, one region contains:
- a CDS encoding DUF981 family protein, with translation MPFIDDLALELVSLAMLSGIVAYVTGLAYLEYRKDGPKNVENTLRLAVFPLGFLGAVITVLALWQEMTWPFPGGSSLYNIAFSDTYLVLGIIALAVALSLALRQKLQLVGFLALLGGIMAIYYGSVIYHYGYTQSPIATLGMYVAFGIAGILTYPATYAFDSMQAGKKPSMYFGIALILFWLFFIFAAVMAGIIGVPAVLQHLGSPP, from the coding sequence ATGCCATTCATAGATGATCTGGCTCTTGAACTAGTATCGCTTGCGATGCTAAGTGGCATAGTTGCGTACGTTACTGGTCTTGCCTACCTAGAATACAGGAAAGATGGGCCAAAAAACGTAGAAAATACTCTTAGGCTTGCCGTATTTCCCCTTGGATTTCTTGGAGCCGTTATCACGGTCCTTGCTCTTTGGCAGGAAATGACGTGGCCATTTCCAGGTGGATCTAGCCTCTATAATATTGCTTTCAGCGATACTTACCTCGTTTTGGGTATAATAGCACTGGCAGTTGCGCTCAGCCTCGCGCTAAGACAGAAGCTTCAGCTTGTTGGTTTTTTGGCCCTTCTTGGGGGAATAATGGCCATCTATTATGGCTCAGTCATTTACCATTATGGCTACACGCAGAGCCCTATTGCTACCCTCGGAATGTATGTTGCTTTCGGAATTGCGGGAATTCTTACCTATCCTGCGACTTATGCCTTTGACAGCATGCAAGCTGGGAAGAAGCCGAGTATGTACTTTGGGATCGCGCTTATTCTTTTCTGGCTGTTCTTCATATTTGCAGCAGTGATGGCGGGGATCATTGGAGTTCCAGCAGTATTGCAGCACCTAGGTAGCCCACCATAA
- the prf1 gene encoding peptide chain release factor aRF-1: MDDSETQIRRYEFKKALNELNKLHGRGTELISLYIPPDKQISDVVQYLREEYSTSSNIKSKSTRKNVLAAIESIMSRLKYYKTPPETGLVFFVGHVATRGDQTEMYTKIVEPPEPFQTFMYKCDSVFHLEQLQTQLGEKEIYGLIVMDRKEATVGMLSGTNISVVTNEQSLVPSKHHQGGQSSRRYERLIEIAAHEFFKKVGEIANEAFMPYIREMKAIFIGGPGSTKNYFFEREFLRNELKSKVNDLFDIGYTDESGLRELVEKASANIKDMKISREKDLMNRFMLEIKKSDGGLGVYGESNVLSALRAKTIDLLLVSEDLDKSHVKLKCPTCGNEKETFIASKIESVNCEKCGSQMEFVQKEDFLEYIFKLAEASGAKIEIISDTSEEGKLLERAFGGIAGILRYVPKETQVQ, encoded by the coding sequence ATGGACGACAGCGAAACCCAGATCAGGAGATACGAATTCAAGAAAGCACTCAATGAGTTGAATAAACTTCACGGGAGAGGTACGGAGCTGATCTCGCTGTACATACCACCGGACAAGCAGATCTCTGATGTTGTCCAGTATCTAAGGGAAGAGTACTCCACGTCTTCAAACATAAAGTCAAAGTCCACGCGCAAGAATGTGCTTGCGGCCATTGAATCCATTATGTCGAGGTTGAAATATTATAAAACACCGCCTGAAACGGGACTTGTGTTCTTCGTAGGCCACGTTGCAACCAGGGGAGACCAGACAGAGATGTACACAAAAATTGTGGAACCCCCGGAACCTTTCCAGACATTCATGTACAAATGTGATTCAGTTTTCCATCTGGAGCAACTACAGACGCAGCTGGGTGAGAAGGAAATATACGGCCTGATAGTGATGGACAGGAAGGAGGCAACCGTGGGGATGCTCAGCGGTACCAACATAAGTGTTGTAACCAATGAACAATCGCTAGTTCCAAGCAAGCATCATCAGGGCGGGCAGTCCTCGAGGCGATATGAGAGGCTTATAGAAATCGCCGCGCATGAATTTTTCAAGAAAGTGGGGGAGATCGCGAATGAAGCCTTCATGCCATACATAAGGGAGATGAAGGCAATTTTCATAGGTGGGCCCGGCTCTACCAAGAATTACTTCTTTGAAAGGGAATTTCTTAGGAACGAGTTGAAGAGCAAGGTGAATGATCTCTTCGATATTGGTTATACGGACGAATCTGGACTCAGAGAACTTGTAGAAAAAGCCTCCGCCAACATAAAGGACATGAAAATATCCCGGGAGAAAGACCTTATGAACCGGTTTATGCTGGAAATTAAGAAATCTGACGGCGGGCTCGGCGTCTACGGGGAATCGAATGTTTTATCCGCCCTGAGGGCAAAGACCATAGACCTGCTGCTCGTGTCCGAGGACCTTGATAAATCACATGTTAAACTAAAATGCCCTACCTGCGGCAATGAAAAGGAAACTTTCATCGCTAGCAAAATAGAATCAGTCAACTGCGAAAAATGCGGTAGTCAGATGGAGTTCGTTCAGAAGGAGGACTTCCTGGAGTATATTTTCAAGCTGGCCGAAGCTTCTGGTGCCAAGATAGAGATCATATCGGATACAAGCGAGGAAGGAAAACTTCTGGAAAGAGCCTTCGGTGGTATAGCAGGAATACTCAGGTACGTTCCAAAGGAAACCCAGGTACAGTAG
- a CDS encoding fumarylacetoacetate hydrolase family protein, whose product MKVAEIILDGKQACAVETPSGLLKITDLIGTTIGKQDLSMRDLVNNGVLLAKLKHALTEIRKMDVLRRDEVRFLSPIGSPEKILCIGLNYRSHAMETGKEVPQFPTVFSKFNNAITANNEDIRMPDTVNKVDYEGELAIVIGKTGRNISAENALDHIFGYFPANDVSARDMQYRTSQWLMGKSIDGFFATGPYITTADEIPDPQGLNITTKLNGEVRQNSNTSKMIFSCSYIISYISKYMTLKPGDVISTGTPEGVILGMPEERQVWIKNGDVVEIKIDKLGVLTNRFIR is encoded by the coding sequence ATGAAGGTAGCTGAAATAATCCTTGACGGAAAGCAAGCATGTGCAGTTGAAACACCCTCCGGGCTTTTAAAAATAACCGATCTGATTGGAACAACAATAGGTAAACAAGACTTATCGATGCGCGATCTCGTAAATAACGGCGTTCTTCTGGCAAAGCTGAAGCACGCACTCACAGAGATAAGAAAAATGGACGTTCTGCGCAGGGATGAAGTCAGGTTCCTGTCTCCTATTGGGTCACCTGAGAAGATACTGTGTATCGGGCTGAACTACCGGAGCCACGCAATGGAGACCGGAAAGGAGGTTCCGCAATTCCCGACCGTGTTCAGCAAGTTTAACAACGCCATCACAGCGAACAATGAAGACATTCGAATGCCTGACACCGTCAATAAGGTGGACTATGAGGGGGAACTGGCAATTGTTATTGGGAAAACTGGAAGGAACATTAGTGCTGAAAACGCCCTCGATCATATCTTTGGATATTTTCCTGCTAACGATGTTTCAGCTAGGGATATGCAGTACAGAACAAGCCAGTGGCTTATGGGAAAATCCATAGATGGATTCTTCGCAACAGGGCCATACATCACTACTGCCGATGAAATACCAGATCCCCAGGGATTGAATATTACAACAAAACTGAACGGCGAAGTGCGACAGAACTCGAATACCTCAAAAATGATCTTCAGCTGCAGTTACATAATAAGCTATATTTCGAAGTACATGACTCTGAAGCCAGGAGACGTGATTTCCACAGGAACTCCGGAGGGTGTAATCCTCGGGATGCCAGAGGAAAGACAGGTGTGGATCAAGAATGGAGATGTTGTTGAGATAAAGATAGATAAACTTGGAGTGTTGACAAACAGGTTTATCCGCTAG
- a CDS encoding phosphoenolpyruvate carboxykinase (GTP) — protein MLSFNKQYFINPEDEDLSRLLSEIENSKSLGFLSRKNQKVYNRVVLAIIEAAEMTRPQHIRVVGDFENELEEFINILMEEGALERLNQRMFPGCYLYRSDPNDVARTEGNTYICTSGSKDDAGPTNNWLHTDDAKSRIYSIMKDSMAGKTMFVVPYWLGPEGSSYGEAGIEITDSVYVVVNLMIITRSGEKAIKELFRSNGFVIGIHATGNLDPNNRYIAHFPEENQGDGLIMSVNTNYGGNALLSKKCHALRIATYRGRKEGWMAEHMMLIGIEDPAGKTTYISGAFPSSSGKTNLSMLDPPHAFKKEGWKTYLISDDIIWMHERDGRLHAMNPESGFFGVAPHTSKLTNPNAMDAIARNTIFTNVAVDSEGIPFWEGMRDPPADLVDWKGEKYSGQGTAAHPNSRFTTPISNYRFLSPEYDNPDGVKVSAFLFGGRRKDLIPLVYQAYSWNAGVLIGAMQRVETTAATTGSVGVLRNDPMANRPFVGYNMADYFRHYIEMGRKLKEPPQIFNVNWFRKGTDGKYLWPGYSHNMYVVKWILDRVNGQGDFIKTPIGYLPDPEKFDAGGAPTETLRQILSVDNKGFLAELEEVRPFFESFGSRFPEELWKEFDDLSSRLEKSNQ, from the coding sequence ATGTTATCATTCAATAAGCAATATTTTATAAACCCCGAGGACGAGGATCTGTCACGCCTTCTTTCTGAGATTGAAAACAGCAAATCGCTTGGATTTCTTTCAAGGAAAAATCAGAAAGTCTACAACAGGGTCGTTCTAGCCATTATAGAAGCCGCTGAGATGACACGCCCACAACATATAAGAGTGGTTGGAGATTTCGAAAACGAGCTGGAGGAATTTATAAATATACTCATGGAGGAGGGTGCGCTTGAAAGGCTCAATCAGAGGATGTTCCCTGGTTGTTACCTATATAGAAGTGATCCAAATGACGTAGCCAGGACCGAGGGTAATACTTATATATGTACTTCTGGCAGCAAGGATGATGCAGGACCTACGAACAACTGGCTGCATACTGATGATGCAAAGAGCAGGATATATTCCATAATGAAAGATTCCATGGCTGGCAAGACCATGTTTGTCGTCCCTTACTGGCTTGGCCCAGAGGGGTCCAGTTACGGCGAGGCTGGGATAGAGATCACTGACAGTGTTTACGTTGTGGTGAATCTAATGATTATAACAAGGTCCGGGGAGAAAGCGATCAAGGAGCTTTTCAGGTCTAATGGATTTGTAATTGGCATTCACGCCACTGGGAATCTTGATCCCAACAACAGATATATCGCCCATTTCCCAGAAGAGAACCAGGGAGACGGGCTCATAATGAGTGTCAATACCAATTATGGCGGCAATGCGCTCCTTAGCAAAAAATGTCATGCCCTTAGGATTGCAACTTATAGGGGAAGGAAAGAGGGGTGGATGGCTGAGCATATGATGCTCATAGGAATAGAAGATCCTGCTGGGAAGACTACTTACATATCTGGAGCTTTCCCAAGTTCCAGCGGCAAGACCAACCTTTCGATGCTTGATCCGCCGCATGCATTCAAGAAGGAGGGGTGGAAAACGTATCTCATAAGCGATGACATAATCTGGATGCACGAGAGGGACGGGAGGCTCCACGCCATGAACCCGGAAAGCGGATTCTTTGGAGTTGCTCCACACACCAGCAAACTGACCAACCCAAACGCAATGGATGCTATTGCCAGAAACACCATCTTCACGAATGTAGCAGTGGACAGCGAAGGCATACCCTTCTGGGAAGGCATGAGAGATCCGCCTGCAGACCTTGTGGACTGGAAAGGCGAAAAATACAGCGGACAAGGAACGGCTGCCCATCCCAATTCAAGATTCACCACGCCGATTTCGAATTACAGGTTTCTTTCTCCGGAGTATGACAACCCGGACGGCGTAAAGGTCTCTGCCTTCCTATTCGGAGGCAGAAGAAAGGATCTGATCCCGCTCGTATACCAGGCCTATTCTTGGAATGCAGGAGTGCTCATTGGAGCGATGCAGAGAGTGGAGACAACTGCTGCGACAACTGGTTCTGTTGGTGTGTTGAGAAATGACCCCATGGCCAATCGCCCCTTTGTGGGCTACAACATGGCAGATTATTTCAGGCATTACATTGAAATGGGAAGAAAACTCAAAGAACCCCCTCAAATATTTAACGTCAACTGGTTCAGAAAGGGGACGGATGGCAAGTACTTGTGGCCCGGATACTCTCATAACATGTATGTCGTAAAGTGGATCCTTGACAGAGTTAACGGACAAGGAGACTTTATCAAGACACCAATAGGGTACCTCCCGGACCCTGAGAAATTTGATGCTGGAGGTGCACCCACAGAAACGCTCAGGCAAATCCTTTCTGTTGACAACAAAGGGTTCCTGGCGGAACTGGAAGAGGTGCGGCCTTTCTTTGAGTCATTCGGATCGCGTTTCCCGGAAGAACTGTGGAAGGAGTTTGACGATCTTTCCAGCAGGCTGGAGAAGTCTAACCAGTAA
- a CDS encoding ABC transporter permease subunit, with amino-acid sequence MLTIQLLGTIALAILVTFVRVGAMLLLSIVISLIFGILAARVKAAEAIIISTTDVMEAVPVVSFFPIILSFFLFTLKGGIGVEISADFLILTAVIWNLVLGVYEAVARIPEDFENVTKVYRIGLLNRIRRVYYPIAVPNIISNMMPSFASALFYITFSEVITVGIKDYSVFGIGSIAYSLTESGNYSAILILVILVIVAIALVFYFVISPLIDWSKKYTMEFVTSNDRNVKRRETRAITNYFGERLERIMMSAGNVISGVGSVLSPRRSTTEKKRYAMSKRLVNALVGLLLVSTIAFGIYEVALAGFYAAFVTYFITPAFLSTATLGLAFDFLRIGITYGISIITMVPLAIYLGNRQKSGKSTTALMQIMYSIPIPIFVPTLVVVVVPALAPAMGYDLALNFEVLLVTYFSAAAYIFFNVYGAVVSIPEEYRMVAKTLKLGKLQEIRRLIIPSIIPSLITGSMAAIGSYWGGLSVSEFVSINGTTYSVKHGLMASIVSALNAGNLLKTDAIDIFMVIIIMIMSFALWIRLYKYAKKRYSFSN; translated from the coding sequence TTGCTGACCATCCAGCTCCTAGGGACAATCGCCCTCGCGATCCTTGTTACTTTCGTCAGGGTCGGAGCAATGCTTTTACTTTCCATCGTCATCAGCCTCATCTTTGGTATACTTGCTGCCCGCGTAAAAGCTGCTGAGGCGATTATAATATCCACAACAGACGTAATGGAAGCTGTTCCTGTGGTTTCGTTCTTTCCGATCATACTGAGTTTTTTTCTCTTCACCCTAAAGGGTGGAATTGGCGTCGAAATTTCAGCTGATTTCCTGATACTCACTGCTGTGATATGGAATCTTGTGCTTGGTGTGTACGAGGCAGTGGCAAGAATCCCCGAGGATTTTGAGAACGTAACAAAGGTTTACAGAATCGGCCTTCTAAACAGGATAAGGAGGGTGTACTATCCCATCGCTGTTCCAAATATAATTTCAAACATGATGCCGTCGTTCGCAAGCGCCCTTTTCTACATCACGTTCAGCGAAGTAATAACCGTCGGTATAAAGGATTATTCTGTTTTTGGGATAGGTTCCATTGCGTATTCCCTCACTGAATCTGGAAACTATTCCGCCATACTTATACTTGTGATCCTTGTCATAGTCGCGATCGCCCTAGTTTTCTACTTTGTAATATCACCCCTTATTGACTGGTCAAAGAAATACACAATGGAGTTTGTAACTTCTAATGACAGGAACGTGAAACGCAGGGAAACACGCGCCATCACCAATTACTTCGGCGAGAGGCTAGAAAGGATAATGATGTCTGCAGGGAATGTTATTTCAGGTGTGGGTTCAGTTCTTTCTCCCAGACGTTCCACCACCGAAAAAAAAAGGTACGCAATGTCAAAACGTCTAGTTAATGCACTTGTAGGGTTGCTGCTAGTTTCCACTATAGCCTTTGGGATTTATGAAGTCGCATTGGCAGGATTCTATGCAGCTTTTGTCACATATTTCATAACTCCTGCATTTCTTTCTACCGCGACCCTAGGTCTCGCCTTTGATTTTTTGAGGATCGGCATAACGTATGGGATTTCGATCATCACAATGGTGCCGTTAGCAATCTACCTGGGAAACCGGCAGAAAAGCGGAAAGAGTACAACTGCACTGATGCAAATAATGTATTCCATACCGATTCCAATCTTTGTGCCAACTCTAGTGGTTGTCGTTGTTCCGGCGCTTGCACCAGCAATGGGGTATGATCTGGCCCTTAACTTCGAGGTGCTCCTTGTCACCTATTTCTCGGCTGCGGCGTACATCTTTTTCAATGTCTATGGTGCAGTGGTTTCAATTCCGGAAGAATATAGGATGGTGGCAAAAACTCTGAAGCTCGGAAAGCTGCAGGAGATTAGGCGGCTAATTATCCCATCCATTATACCAAGCCTAATAACCGGTTCTATGGCGGCCATAGGAAGCTACTGGGGTGGTCTTTCGGTATCTGAATTTGTATCCATAAATGGCACCACATATTCTGTGAAACACGGTCTCATGGCTTCAATTGTCAGCGCACTAAATGCTGGTAACCTGCTGAAGACGGATGCCATAGATATTTTCATGGTTATAATCATCATGATAATGTCATTTGCCCTGTGGATCAGGTTATACAAGTACGCAAAAAAGAGATATTCTTTCTCCAACTGA
- a CDS encoding MarC family protein produces MVSSILVEFLKIFMPLFVVIDPFGSLVLFMSMTAGITQQKRSLITKDAIIYGAIILLFFVVLGNYIIEFFGISIVALEFAGGLILLIMGIEMVREGDKPKSAGGNIEELDVGIVPFATPLLAGPGAISLVIILTKGPFFPDWVFTIISVLIIFAMVYVFFRFSDPILKVIGEKVMKATTRIFGLIVAGFAIQYFLNALITLGLP; encoded by the coding sequence ATGGTCTCTTCCATACTAGTGGAATTCCTGAAGATATTCATGCCTCTATTTGTGGTTATTGATCCGTTTGGGAGTCTGGTGCTTTTCATGTCAATGACCGCTGGAATTACGCAGCAGAAGAGAAGTTTGATAACAAAGGATGCTATTATTTATGGAGCCATAATATTGCTGTTTTTCGTGGTCTTGGGAAATTATATTATCGAGTTCTTTGGCATATCCATAGTGGCTCTGGAATTCGCCGGAGGTCTTATTCTGCTTATTATGGGTATTGAAATGGTCAGGGAAGGGGACAAGCCAAAGTCAGCTGGTGGTAATATTGAAGAACTTGATGTCGGAATAGTCCCTTTTGCAACTCCGTTGCTTGCTGGCCCGGGAGCAATCTCGCTCGTGATTATACTTACAAAGGGGCCGTTCTTCCCCGACTGGGTATTCACAATCATTTCGGTTCTGATCATTTTCGCAATGGTATATGTATTTTTCAGATTCTCGGATCCAATCCTCAAGGTCATTGGAGAGAAGGTAATGAAGGCTACAACCAGGATATTCGGTCTCATCGTTGCCGGTTTTGCCATACAGTATTTCCTCAATGCCCTGATCACCCTTGGTCTCCCATAG
- a CDS encoding citrate/2-methylcitrate synthase: MPTTEQQAPQFARGLEGVIAAETKIGFVDGTLGRLVYRGFDITTLVENSSFEEVSYLLLYGKLPNKKEYTDFIKKLKKLRILKNDEYDLIRQIAGKAHPMSSLRTVVSYIGAKDSRSVEPTVEQQEELGLELIAKMPTIVGAIHRIHKGHEIVKPDDSLSISSDFFYQSLGRKPSDIEAKMLDAALILHADHGMNASTFSSMLTISTLSDMYSAVTSAIGTLKGPLHGGANEKALALIKKVGDPSNAEKIIGQMIINKEKIMGFGHRVYKVYDPRAKILREFAGEITKMHGTQRLFETANKIEEVMISKLGSRGIFPNVDFYSGILYSSIGFDSEIFTPIFAVSRITGWVARSLEYVRDNRLYRPKALYTGESGPFPYVPMDERE; the protein is encoded by the coding sequence ATGCCAACTACAGAACAACAAGCTCCGCAGTTTGCCAGAGGACTGGAAGGAGTGATTGCAGCCGAAACAAAGATAGGCTTTGTGGATGGAACCCTGGGCAGACTTGTATACAGAGGTTTCGATATAACCACACTGGTTGAAAACTCAAGCTTTGAGGAAGTCTCATATCTATTGCTCTATGGTAAACTACCAAACAAGAAAGAATATACTGATTTTATCAAAAAACTGAAGAAATTAAGGATTCTGAAGAACGACGAATACGACCTTATCAGGCAGATAGCAGGGAAGGCACACCCTATGTCATCCCTGAGAACTGTTGTTTCGTACATAGGGGCAAAGGATTCAAGGTCTGTGGAGCCAACGGTTGAACAGCAGGAAGAACTTGGGCTTGAACTCATCGCAAAAATGCCAACGATTGTGGGTGCGATACATAGGATACATAAGGGTCATGAAATTGTAAAGCCCGACGACAGCCTCTCAATTTCCTCAGATTTCTTCTACCAATCACTTGGGAGGAAACCGAGTGACATAGAAGCAAAGATGCTGGATGCTGCCCTTATTCTGCACGCTGATCATGGAATGAACGCATCCACATTCTCTTCGATGCTTACAATTTCTACACTTTCCGACATGTACTCCGCAGTGACTTCAGCCATCGGCACTCTCAAGGGACCGCTGCATGGAGGCGCAAACGAGAAAGCCCTTGCTCTTATCAAGAAGGTTGGTGACCCGTCCAATGCAGAGAAAATCATTGGGCAAATGATAATCAATAAAGAAAAGATCATGGGATTCGGTCACCGCGTGTACAAGGTTTATGACCCCCGGGCGAAAATTCTGAGAGAATTTGCGGGAGAGATAACGAAGATGCACGGAACTCAGCGCCTCTTTGAAACTGCAAACAAAATTGAGGAAGTGATGATCTCCAAGCTCGGCAGCAGAGGAATCTTTCCGAACGTGGACTTTTACTCCGGAATACTGTACAGTTCCATTGGCTTCGACTCAGAAATATTCACACCGATCTTCGCCGTGAGCAGGATAACAGGATGGGTGGCAAGATCTCTGGAGTACGTGAGGGATAACAGGCTGTACAGGCCAAAGGCCCTATATACAGGAGAAAGTGGACCATTTCCATATGTTCCAATGGACGAAAGAGAGTAA
- a CDS encoding citrate synthase/methylcitrate synthase: MTDSEIVINKGLDGIYIAETKLCKIDGINGKLWYRGYPIETLAENSNYEEVAFLILYGHLPTKHEYENFVRKLKDERDIPEAIEEIIAEFSGRSNANDILRTCVSLLPTYDPDMEDKGKDATEARAIKLIAKMPTIVAMIGRYMQGKPVIAPDPEISHSANFLYMLTGRKPDKESAKLIDLMFILHAEHGSNASTFSTLVTGSTLADVYAAVVSGISTLRGPLHGGADEAALKMIKAIGEPDNTESYIEDALEGKQKIMGFGHRVYKAYDPRARIVYNYLKIFMKKTTDPAVERLLEIALRAEKLMEEKLSKTKGIWPNIDFFAGPLYVGIGIPPELFTPIFASSRSVGWCAHLFEYWQNNKLFRPLDNYTGELDLKYIPIERR, from the coding sequence ATGACAGATTCTGAAATTGTAATCAATAAGGGGCTCGATGGTATCTATATTGCAGAGACAAAACTATGCAAGATAGACGGCATTAATGGAAAACTCTGGTACAGAGGATATCCCATTGAGACACTTGCGGAGAATTCAAATTACGAAGAGGTAGCTTTTCTTATCCTTTATGGTCACCTGCCTACAAAGCACGAATATGAGAATTTCGTCAGGAAACTTAAGGACGAAAGGGACATTCCGGAGGCGATAGAAGAAATCATAGCCGAGTTTTCGGGTCGATCAAATGCAAATGATATATTGCGTACCTGTGTTTCCCTTCTGCCAACTTACGATCCGGATATGGAAGACAAGGGTAAGGATGCCACGGAAGCCAGAGCAATTAAACTGATTGCAAAGATGCCAACGATCGTCGCCATGATCGGGAGATACATGCAGGGAAAGCCTGTTATCGCTCCTGATCCAGAAATTTCTCACAGCGCGAACTTCCTGTACATGCTCACTGGAAGGAAACCGGATAAAGAGTCGGCTAAACTCATCGACCTGATGTTCATCCTTCACGCCGAACATGGTAGTAACGCTTCAACATTCTCCACCTTGGTAACCGGGTCAACGCTTGCCGATGTGTATGCTGCGGTCGTGTCTGGCATATCAACCTTGAGGGGCCCCCTTCACGGTGGGGCAGATGAGGCTGCACTCAAGATGATAAAGGCCATCGGAGAACCTGATAATACGGAAAGTTACATTGAAGATGCCCTTGAAGGCAAGCAGAAGATCATGGGATTCGGGCACCGCGTTTACAAGGCTTATGATCCAAGGGCGAGGATCGTCTACAATTATCTTAAAATTTTCATGAAAAAAACGACAGATCCGGCTGTGGAAAGACTGCTGGAAATAGCACTGAGAGCAGAAAAGCTTATGGAAGAGAAGCTAAGCAAGACAAAGGGAATCTGGCCGAACATAGATTTCTTTGCTGGCCCGCTTTACGTCGGTATCGGTATACCACCTGAACTCTTCACTCCAATATTTGCGTCTTCCAGGTCCGTCGGATGGTGTGCACATCTCTTTGAATACTGGCAGAACAACAAACTATTCAGGCCGCTGGACAACTATACTGGAGAACTTGATCTTAAGTATATTCCCATTGAAAGAAGATAA
- a CDS encoding PRC-barrel domain-containing protein: protein MRKFASDLMGKNVVSTDGTIIGEIENLVIDLDTGSVKNFLVKPVGTVTATFKKDGKGRYIIPLNTIKSAKDVFLLDSVPSKTVNP, encoded by the coding sequence ATGAGGAAATTCGCCTCTGATCTTATGGGAAAGAATGTTGTATCCACTGATGGTACCATTATAGGCGAAATCGAGAATCTAGTCATAGATCTTGACACCGGGAGTGTCAAGAATTTTTTGGTGAAACCAGTAGGCACAGTTACCGCCACTTTCAAAAAGGATGGCAAGGGCAGGTATATTATCCCCCTGAATACGATAAAGTCGGCAAAGGATGTGTTTCTTCTGGATTCCGTGCCGTCGAAGACTGTTAACCCCTGA